The proteins below are encoded in one region of Phaeodactylum tricornutum CCAP 1055/1 chromosome 3, complete sequence:
- a CDS encoding predicted protein: MADSPPSEDLFLTKEDETSEVPLPNSGPASEHENTALVENISRESGKQTERAVADALSEVNETTEADGSEESKGSEGEKDLKRSPAEIGEAECEVGAKKTKIDDSDQTQPAEEKDNEDGPAPVVASKEGINFFHDADVLSGRGGGTNVHPGNRNFRDMINLHRRAYLKARKNDKPAISRAIVRSIRESKGKFLKKDEKTGLWFEIGDDAAREKTSQALRQRAPEMRKLLFDTEREEARAVAEEHLRQQRMYMGIPPNQEMMQNMGIPPGMAPNPMFANPALFAQMQKNGMPMPQGPEAYSHMFSAALMQNGMNRFTSNGT, translated from the coding sequence ATGGCCGACTCTCCTCCAAGCGAAGATCTCTTTCTCACTAAAGAAGATGAAACGAGTGAAGTTCCTTTACCGAATTCAGGCCCTGCCTCTGAGCATGAGAATACAGCGTTGGTCGAAAACATCAGTCGCGAATCGGGGAAGCAGACTGAACGTGCTGTCGCCGATGCCCTAAGTGAGGTGAATGAGACAACAGAGGCCGATGGATCAGAGGAAAGCAAAGGATCTGAAGGCGAGAAAGATTTGAAACGCTCGCCGGCAGAAATTGGAGAGGCTGAATGTGAAGTTGGAGCAAAGAAGACGAAAATTGACGATTCCGACCAGACCCAACCTGCTGAAGAGAAAGACAACGAGGATGGCCCTGCCCCTGTCGTTGCAAGTAAGGAAGGAATCAACTTCTTCCATGACGCGGATGTTCTTTCAGGTCGGGGTGGGGGGACCAACGTTCATCCTGGAAATCGGAACTTCCGTGACATGATCAACCTTCATCGCAGAGCTTACCTTAAGGCTCGTAAGAACGACAAGCCTGCCATCTCCCGCGCAATTGTCCGTTCTATACGTGAAAGCAAAGGCAAGTTCCTCAAGAAGGATGAAAAAACTGGGCTTTGGTTTGAGATTGGAGACGACGCCGCACGCGAAAAAACCAGTCAGGCCCTGCGCCAACGTGCTCCGGAGATGCGCAAGCTTCTTTTCGATACTGAGCGTGAAGAAGCTCGTGCTGTCGCGGAAGAGCATCTTCGCCAACAGCGCATGTACATGGGGATACCACCGAATCAAGAAATGATGCAAAACATGGGCATACCCCCGGGCATGGCTCCAAATCCCATGTTTGCCAACCCAGCGTTGTTTGCGCAGATGCAGAAGAATGGCATGCCCATGCCTCAAGGCCCAGAAGCTTACTCCCACATGTTCTCCGCAGCGCTTATGCAAAATGGCATGAATCGCTTCACTTCCAACGGAACCTGA